Proteins from a single region of Candidatus Binatia bacterium:
- a CDS encoding YciI family protein — MRFISILTFDPAKTNPHDLPETGERMAKLIETMRREGTLVDTGGRDSDMIEFKVTRTNGRTAVTDGPFAESKEVVGGYAVLEAKDRDHATALTNRFLETLGFDATCYLHEVNPHPA; from the coding sequence ATGAGATTCATTTCGATTCTTACGTTCGATCCCGCGAAAACGAACCCGCACGATCTTCCCGAGACGGGGGAGCGCATGGCAAAGCTTATCGAGACCATGCGCAGGGAGGGGACTCTCGTCGACACAGGCGGCCGCGACAGCGACATGATCGAGTTCAAAGTCACTCGCACCAACGGCCGCACCGCCGTGACTGACGGGCCGTTCGCCGAATCGAAGGAGGTCGTCGGCGGGTACGCCGTGCTCGAAGCCAAAGATCGCGATCACGCGACCGCCCTCACGAACCGCTTCCTCGAAACGCTCGGCTTCGATGCAACGTGCTACCTCCACGAGGTCAACCCGCATCCCGCGTGA
- a CDS encoding isoprenylcysteine carboxylmethyltransferase family protein — translation MITYRWIIGALWLTFVLVWLVTAFGAKRSVSGIDWWRQAQLRLALIVLILLVLRIPVIRHSLHVAHPGFVTVDPRLGIAGVILCALGVAIAIWARVHLGRNWGLPMSRKEAPELVTSGPYAYVRHPIYSGIFLAMIGSALGESVLWLIPFAVAGAYFIYAARTEEHILEQEFPEQYAAYRRHTKMLVPFVL, via the coding sequence GTGATAACCTATCGCTGGATCATCGGCGCGCTGTGGCTGACCTTCGTCCTGGTTTGGTTGGTCACGGCATTCGGCGCGAAGCGAAGCGTTAGCGGCATCGACTGGTGGCGCCAAGCGCAGCTGCGCTTGGCGCTCATCGTGCTGATTTTGCTCGTGCTGCGCATTCCGGTCATCAGGCACTCGTTGCACGTGGCGCACCCGGGCTTCGTCACGGTCGATCCGCGTTTGGGCATCGCGGGCGTGATCCTCTGCGCGCTCGGCGTCGCAATCGCGATCTGGGCGCGCGTTCATCTCGGAAGAAACTGGGGGCTGCCGATGTCGCGAAAAGAGGCGCCGGAGCTCGTAACGTCCGGCCCGTACGCGTACGTGCGCCACCCGATCTACTCGGGAATCTTCCTCGCGATGATCGGCTCGGCACTGGGGGAGAGCGTCTTGTGGCTGATCCCGTTCGCCGTCGCCGGCGCGTACTTCATCTATGCCGCGCGAACCGAGGAGCACATCCTGGAGCAGGAGTTCCCCGAGCAATACGCCGCCTACCGGCGGCACACGAAGATGCTCGTGCCGTTCGTGCTCTAG
- a CDS encoding alkaline phosphatase family protein, whose translation MKIAAYIALLAIIGAAGGSAPNVLPNGWVLNAPTGTVVRTGTMPQAAALSPDGATLAIVEAGFNPPDLALYATGDLHLVRRVALAGAFGRPVWTPHGILVAGANANAIFVIDPARGSVRAIPLGRGTYPVAVAARGGVVAVATDLDASVRIGALGDLRGARAIRVGEHPGNMAFTGDGGALFVTVKSGRYIARVSVRDGTVRRIPTDLHPSDVLVVGGRLYVAQADADTVAAYDVASLRRLSDVFVGTVAGSIGSSPNSLSARGDSVFVTLGAANEVAVLRNGAVAARLPTGWYPTAAVAAGDRLLVVDGKGEGTKPNPDFDVFSHSNRGYIAATQFGSIRVVALNGGAPPNPQGAQYLGTRPADTIVNANGPIRHVFFILKENRTYDQILGDMPQGNGDAHLTFFGARVTPNQHALAQRFGLFDNFYTSGEVSDAGHNWADGAFANDYVERTWPPAYGDRNNNDYTVTGTGAGVPSGGYIWDAARRAGVTFRDYGELAQWPAIEGHVPTTAPSLGGRFDPRYVPWNLDYSDVDRYREWKREFDGFVATNSVPQFEFMWLPNDHTAGIRPGKLTPAAYIASNDYAVGLIVAAISHSSIWSSSAIFITEDDAQDGADHVSDQRSTLYLASPYARGGAIHEHYSTVSVLRTIELLLGMQPLSNYDATAMPLYTAFGATPNLAPFDATPPQIDLNARNARTAYGAAISERLDFSRPDANPPGVLGRLIDSAYRRR comes from the coding sequence ATGAAGATCGCGGCTTACATCGCTCTGCTCGCAATTATCGGCGCAGCGGGAGGGTCGGCGCCGAATGTCTTGCCCAACGGCTGGGTGCTGAACGCGCCGACCGGCACGGTCGTGCGGACGGGGACGATGCCGCAGGCCGCGGCGCTCTCGCCGGACGGCGCCACGCTGGCCATCGTCGAGGCGGGCTTCAATCCGCCCGACCTCGCGCTCTACGCGACCGGCGACCTGCACCTCGTGCGACGCGTCGCGTTGGCGGGTGCCTTCGGCCGACCGGTGTGGACGCCGCACGGCATCCTGGTCGCAGGCGCGAACGCCAACGCGATCTTCGTGATCGATCCGGCACGCGGCAGCGTCCGCGCGATCCCTCTCGGGCGCGGAACTTATCCGGTCGCGGTCGCGGCGAGGGGCGGCGTCGTAGCTGTGGCCACCGATCTCGACGCATCCGTGCGCATCGGCGCGCTCGGCGATCTGCGCGGGGCGCGCGCTATCCGCGTCGGGGAACATCCCGGCAACATGGCGTTCACCGGCGACGGCGGCGCGCTGTTCGTCACGGTGAAGTCCGGCCGCTATATCGCTCGCGTGAGCGTGCGTGACGGCACGGTGCGGCGCATCCCCACCGACCTGCATCCCAGCGACGTGCTCGTGGTCGGAGGGCGGCTCTACGTCGCACAAGCCGACGCGGACACCGTCGCGGCCTACGACGTCGCGAGCCTGCGGCGCCTGAGCGACGTCTTCGTCGGAACGGTGGCCGGCTCGATCGGCTCCTCGCCCAACTCGCTCTCCGCGCGCGGCGACTCAGTCTTCGTGACGCTCGGCGCCGCCAACGAGGTCGCGGTGCTGCGCAACGGCGCCGTCGCCGCGCGGCTGCCCACGGGGTGGTATCCCACCGCCGCCGTCGCCGCCGGCGATCGTCTCCTCGTCGTCGACGGCAAGGGCGAGGGCACGAAGCCGAACCCCGACTTCGACGTGTTCAGTCACAGCAACCGCGGCTACATCGCCGCGACGCAATTCGGCTCGATACGAGTGGTCGCGCTCAACGGCGGCGCGCCGCCCAATCCGCAAGGCGCGCAGTATCTCGGCACGCGGCCGGCCGATACCATCGTGAATGCGAACGGCCCGATCCGCCACGTGTTCTTCATCCTCAAGGAGAACCGGACGTACGACCAGATTCTCGGCGACATGCCGCAGGGCAACGGCGACGCGCACCTCACGTTCTTCGGGGCGCGCGTCACGCCGAATCAACACGCGCTCGCGCAGCGCTTCGGGCTCTTCGACAACTTCTACACGAGCGGCGAAGTGAGCGACGCGGGCCACAACTGGGCCGACGGCGCCTTCGCCAACGACTACGTCGAGCGCACCTGGCCGCCCGCCTACGGCGACCGCAACAACAACGACTACACGGTTACCGGCACGGGTGCAGGGGTACCATCCGGGGGTTACATCTGGGACGCCGCACGGCGCGCCGGCGTAACGTTCCGCGACTACGGCGAGCTCGCGCAGTGGCCCGCGATCGAGGGCCACGTGCCGACCACCGCGCCGAGCCTGGGCGGTCGCTTCGATCCGCGCTACGTCCCGTGGAACCTCGACTACAGCGACGTCGACCGCTACCGCGAGTGGAAGCGCGAGTTCGATGGTTTCGTCGCGACCAACTCGGTGCCGCAGTTCGAGTTCATGTGGCTGCCCAACGATCACACGGCGGGCATTCGCCCGGGCAAGCTGACGCCGGCGGCCTACATCGCGTCCAACGACTACGCGGTAGGGCTGATCGTCGCGGCGATCTCGCACTCGAGCATCTGGAGCTCGTCGGCGATCTTCATCACCGAGGACGACGCGCAGGACGGCGCCGATCACGTCAGCGACCAGCGCTCGACGCTGTATCTCGCATCGCCGTACGCGCGCGGCGGAGCGATTCACGAGCACTACTCGACCGTCAGCGTGCTGCGCACGATCGAGCTGCTGCTCGGCATGCAGCCGCTCTCGAACTACGACGCGACGGCAATGCCGCTCTACACCGCGTTCGGCGCAACGCCGAACCTCGCGCCGTTCGACGCCACGCCGCCGCAGATCGACCTGAACGCGCGCAACGCGCGCACCGCCTACGGCGCCGCGATCAGCGAGCGCCTCGACTTCAGCCGCCCCGACGCCAACCCGCCCGGCGTGCTCGGACGGCTCATCGACTCCGCGTATCGGCGCCGCTAG
- a CDS encoding alcohol dehydrogenase has translation MRAAVVPSAQDHRQEMRDVPVPEPGPGQVRVKVEASGVCHSDAVTVYSVWPGIAYPRVPGHEIAGRIDALGPQTTGWSVGDRVGVGWHGGHDGTCDRCRRGDFITCRNGQVPGVTYDGGHAEYVVAPTVALARIPDELTAEEAAPLMCAGITTFNSLRHSPARAGDIVAILGVGGLGHLGVQFASKMGFRTVAIARGRDKEEFARSLGALHYIDSQACDVGAELQKLGGAKVVLSTITAASGMEPVSNGLDVDGQLLVVGAAAEPLPIDTAAMIGKRSSVKAWPSGTSADSEDTLRFAVQTGVRAMIETLPLERAAEGFEHMMSGKARFRVVLQP, from the coding sequence ATGCGGGCCGCAGTCGTGCCGTCCGCGCAAGATCACCGACAGGAAATGCGCGACGTCCCCGTCCCGGAGCCCGGTCCGGGGCAAGTGCGCGTCAAAGTCGAGGCGTCGGGCGTCTGCCACAGCGATGCCGTCACCGTTTACAGCGTTTGGCCGGGCATCGCGTATCCGCGCGTTCCCGGGCACGAGATCGCGGGTAGGATCGACGCGCTCGGTCCGCAGACGACCGGATGGAGCGTGGGCGATCGCGTCGGAGTTGGCTGGCACGGCGGCCACGACGGCACGTGCGACCGCTGTCGCCGCGGCGACTTCATCACGTGCCGCAATGGTCAGGTCCCGGGCGTGACCTACGACGGCGGGCACGCGGAATACGTGGTCGCGCCCACCGTCGCGCTCGCGCGCATTCCCGACGAGCTGACTGCGGAGGAGGCCGCGCCGTTGATGTGCGCCGGCATCACGACGTTCAACTCGCTGCGTCACAGTCCGGCGCGCGCCGGCGACATCGTCGCGATTCTCGGCGTCGGCGGCCTGGGGCACTTAGGCGTGCAGTTCGCGAGCAAAATGGGTTTCCGGACCGTGGCGATCGCGCGTGGACGCGACAAGGAGGAGTTCGCGCGATCGCTAGGCGCGCTGCACTACATCGACAGCCAGGCCTGTGACGTCGGCGCGGAGCTGCAGAAGCTCGGCGGCGCGAAGGTCGTGCTCTCGACAATCACCGCCGCTTCGGGAATGGAGCCCGTGTCGAACGGTCTCGACGTCGACGGGCAGCTGCTGGTGGTCGGCGCGGCGGCGGAGCCGCTCCCGATCGACACGGCGGCGATGATCGGCAAACGCAGCTCGGTAAAGGCCTGGCCGTCGGGCACGTCCGCCGACTCGGAGGACACTCTGCGCTTCGCAGTGCAGACCGGCGTTCGCGCGATGATCGAGACGCTGCCGCTCGAGCGCGCCGCGGAAGGTTTCGAACACATGATGAGCGGCAAGGCACGCTTCCGCGTCGTGCTGCAGCCCTAA
- a CDS encoding rhodanese-like domain-containing protein — protein MAHDVIQAPSRDENLLQRRIVQHDSTGTSLSKSISPEELERRLRSGASPFMLDVREPEELADGVIPGSVNIPMGAVERRLHEIPNDREIVVICHIGERSAYVAKKLNALGYDRALNLSGGVDAWLRTMDAISPSDLHARAASLKLFDIRKDPDDRQIPGSPRAEGAALETGNELP, from the coding sequence CTGGCCCATGACGTCATCCAGGCTCCGTCGAGGGACGAAAACCTGCTGCAGCGTCGAATAGTCCAACATGATTCCACAGGAACCAGCCTGAGCAAATCCATTTCGCCTGAGGAGCTCGAGCGGCGTCTGCGCAGCGGCGCATCGCCGTTCATGCTCGACGTGCGCGAGCCCGAAGAGCTGGCGGACGGCGTGATCCCCGGTTCGGTAAACATTCCGATGGGCGCAGTCGAGCGCCGTCTTCATGAGATTCCGAACGATCGCGAGATCGTGGTGATCTGCCATATCGGAGAACGCAGCGCTTATGTCGCAAAGAAGCTCAACGCGCTCGGCTATGACCGAGCGTTGAATCTTAGCGGCGGCGTGGACGCATGGCTCCGGACAATGGATGCGATCAGCCCCAGCGACCTTCATGCCCGTGCAGCTTCGCTCAAGCTCTTCGACATCCGCAAGGATCCCGACGATCGCCAAATCCCGGGTTCGCCACGGGCTGAAGGCGCAGCGCTCGAAACCGGCAACGAGCTTCCGTAA
- a CDS encoding helix-turn-helix transcriptional regulator, whose protein sequence is MISSRLLEADLLYQMNAHELAAQRLESLARETSPESTRLAALSRLTEIACDDGDAAAAQRGLAEMRRSAEELDGELAPADRAELTYAAARCAYSHREGGELRRLAREAMLAARRAPANTRVASLAIRIHSYLAVDRYHRQDLAGAGEAADTAIKLLHRTPAALPYVKTHALTTRAVIDLHDPSRAHLAGTENVEALELALANGMITTARDALFNIANSWLFCDDSPASPHAARAVRDSLADALAAPSRADDPVLAALSLCSYGRYAEAADLIDRIAAPNGASSDWLPMFFGPVTATKRARILFKAAKFADAEKAAAGALEAWEESRLGGDGTALRVRAEALEALGDARAATAAIEDAIAALEPLQPVHHLVGAYQCAHRLTRKRAYLDRAHDLVAVLKRADMPSDGAQLTPREREIARLVARGYSNNAIAARLDISTRTVESHVASIFSRLSIRARWQLTPDLL, encoded by the coding sequence GTGATCTCGAGCCGCCTGCTCGAAGCCGACCTGCTCTACCAGATGAACGCGCACGAGCTCGCGGCGCAGCGGCTGGAATCGCTCGCGCGCGAGACTTCGCCGGAGAGCACGCGACTGGCCGCGCTGTCCCGGCTGACCGAGATCGCGTGCGACGACGGTGACGCCGCAGCCGCGCAGCGCGGCTTGGCGGAGATGCGGCGCTCCGCCGAAGAGCTAGACGGCGAGCTCGCGCCGGCCGATCGCGCGGAGCTCACGTACGCAGCCGCGCGCTGCGCCTACTCGCATCGTGAGGGCGGAGAGCTGCGGCGTCTCGCGCGCGAAGCGATGCTGGCGGCGCGCCGGGCGCCGGCCAACACGCGCGTCGCCTCGCTTGCGATTCGCATCCACTCGTACCTGGCCGTCGACCGCTACCACCGCCAGGATCTCGCCGGCGCCGGCGAGGCGGCCGATACGGCCATCAAGCTTCTGCATCGTACGCCGGCCGCGCTTCCGTACGTCAAGACGCACGCTCTCACGACACGCGCGGTGATCGATCTACACGATCCGTCGCGCGCTCACCTCGCCGGAACCGAGAACGTCGAGGCGCTGGAGCTGGCCTTGGCCAACGGCATGATCACGACGGCGCGCGACGCGCTCTTCAACATCGCGAACTCGTGGCTGTTCTGTGACGATTCGCCCGCGTCGCCACACGCGGCGCGCGCCGTGCGCGACAGTCTCGCCGACGCGCTGGCCGCCCCATCGCGCGCCGACGATCCGGTGCTCGCCGCGCTGTCGCTCTGCTCGTACGGCCGCTACGCGGAAGCCGCCGACCTGATCGATCGCATCGCAGCGCCAAACGGCGCTAGCTCAGACTGGTTGCCGATGTTCTTCGGACCCGTCACCGCGACGAAGCGCGCGCGCATCCTCTTCAAGGCCGCGAAGTTTGCCGACGCAGAAAAGGCCGCGGCCGGTGCGCTCGAGGCGTGGGAGGAATCGCGATTGGGCGGAGACGGCACGGCCCTGCGCGTCCGCGCCGAGGCGCTCGAGGCACTCGGCGACGCGCGCGCCGCGACTGCGGCGATCGAAGACGCGATCGCCGCGCTCGAGCCCCTCCAACCGGTCCACCATCTCGTCGGCGCGTATCAGTGCGCGCACCGCCTGACGCGCAAACGCGCCTATCTCGACCGGGCTCACGACCTCGTGGCCGTGCTGAAGCGCGCCGACATGCCGAGCGACGGAGCGCAGCTGACACCGCGCGAGCGCGAGATCGCGCGGCTCGTCGCGCGCGGTTACAGCAACAACGCCATCGCGGCTCGCTTGGATATCAGCACGCGCACGGTCGAGAGCCACGTGGCATCGATATTCAGCCGCCTATCGATTCGTGCGCGCTGGCAGCTGACGCCGGACCTCTTGTAG
- a CDS encoding RNA polymerase sigma factor, which produces MTDRVDEAIAAVWRIESPKLIARLSRMTRDVGKAEDLAQDAFVAALSQWPDEGIPRNPGAWLMTTAKRRAVDAIRRDETLARKSQELAHSLSVAESETDVAAAYEEIDDDLLRLMFVACHPVVSREAHVALTLKLLGGLTTAEIARAFLTAEATIAQRIVRAKRTLAEARVPFEVPSGSERRRRLASILETIYLIFNEGYAATVGDDVLRPELAEDALRLGRMLAALMPDESEVHGLVALMEIQASRMRARVGPSGEPILLLEQDRSKWNRLLIHRGLAALSRAEMLASGHAGSYALQAAIAACHARAATADATDWRRIAALYGALATIAPSPVVELNRAVAVGMAYGPQAGLDIVDELRDEPALRTYHLLPSVRADLLAKLGRTTEARAEFKRAASLARNTRDKALLLARAAGASS; this is translated from the coding sequence GTGACCGACCGCGTCGACGAAGCGATTGCGGCAGTCTGGCGCATCGAATCGCCGAAGCTAATCGCGCGCCTCTCGCGGATGACGCGCGACGTCGGCAAGGCTGAGGATCTGGCGCAGGATGCCTTCGTGGCGGCCCTCTCGCAGTGGCCGGACGAGGGCATTCCGCGCAATCCCGGCGCGTGGTTGATGACGACCGCGAAACGCCGCGCCGTCGATGCGATCCGGCGCGACGAGACGCTCGCGCGCAAGTCCCAAGAGCTCGCGCACTCGCTCTCGGTCGCGGAATCAGAGACCGACGTTGCCGCGGCGTACGAGGAGATCGACGACGATCTGCTGCGCCTCATGTTCGTGGCGTGCCATCCGGTCGTGTCGAGGGAGGCACACGTCGCGCTGACGCTCAAGTTGCTCGGCGGCCTCACGACCGCGGAGATCGCCCGCGCGTTTCTGACGGCGGAAGCGACCATCGCGCAGCGCATCGTGCGCGCGAAGCGGACGCTTGCGGAGGCGCGCGTTCCGTTTGAGGTGCCATCGGGCTCGGAGCGCCGGCGGCGTCTGGCGTCGATCCTCGAGACCATCTACCTCATCTTCAACGAAGGCTATGCGGCCACGGTGGGCGACGACGTTCTGCGCCCCGAGCTCGCGGAGGACGCGCTGCGCCTCGGACGCATGCTCGCCGCGCTGATGCCCGACGAGAGCGAGGTCCATGGCCTCGTGGCGCTGATGGAAATCCAGGCGTCGCGGATGAGGGCGCGCGTCGGCCCATCGGGTGAGCCGATCCTGCTGCTCGAACAGGATCGCAGCAAATGGAACCGCCTGCTGATCCACCGCGGCCTCGCCGCGTTATCACGCGCCGAAATGCTGGCGTCGGGTCACGCCGGATCCTACGCGTTGCAAGCCGCGATCGCAGCGTGCCATGCCCGCGCCGCGACTGCCGACGCGACGGATTGGCGCCGCATCGCCGCCCTCTACGGCGCGCTAGCAACCATCGCGCCGTCGCCCGTCGTGGAGCTGAATCGCGCCGTCGCCGTCGGCATGGCGTACGGCCCGCAGGCCGGCCTCGATATCGTCGACGAGCTGCGCGACGAGCCCGCGCTCCGAACGTACCATCTGCTCCCCAGCGTTCGCGCCGATCTGCTCGCCAAGCTCGGTCGCACGACCGAAGCGCGCGCCGAGTTCAAACGCGCCGCCTCCCTCGCTCGCAACACTCGCGACAAGGCGCTTTTACTCGCCCGCGCGGCCGGCGCGTCCTCCTGA
- a CDS encoding YciI family protein — protein sequence MKFAVLVKANKDSEAGVLPSSEMLEKMGKFNEGLAKDGVMLAGEGLQASSKGVRLRFDGGRTTVIDGPFAETKELVAGFWIVQGKSKEEIVERFTHAPFDGGAVIEIRQIFEAEDFGENLTPEVRASESRLREQLK from the coding sequence ATGAAGTTTGCGGTCCTGGTCAAGGCTAACAAAGACAGCGAGGCGGGCGTGCTGCCGTCGAGTGAGATGCTGGAGAAGATGGGCAAGTTCAACGAAGGGCTTGCCAAGGACGGAGTGATGCTCGCGGGCGAGGGGCTGCAGGCATCGTCCAAGGGGGTGCGCCTGCGCTTCGACGGCGGCCGCACGACCGTCATCGACGGCCCGTTTGCGGAAACGAAGGAGCTCGTCGCGGGCTTCTGGATCGTGCAGGGCAAGTCTAAGGAAGAGATCGTCGAGCGCTTCACCCACGCGCCGTTTGACGGCGGCGCAGTCATCGAGATTCGGCAGATCTTCGAGGCCGAGGATTTCGGTGAGAACCTCACGCCCGAAGTCCGCGCCTCGGAGTCGCGCCTGCGGGAGCAGCTCAAATGA